atatttgtattttttccagcaaacctcacaggctctgctgtgcactCCAGAATTCCAGGGGGGGTTATTTATTCAGATCTGCCAGTCAAGGTGGTTTTTGAGGTGCATTCTTGTCcacagtgggagctgtgctggcattGTTGCTGCTCTTCTCACTCCTGGAATTTCCTCCCTGGAAGAACAAGCTGGAGGTTAAATTTAAAGATCCATGTGAGAGCAGTGCAGGAACCTGAGGGCTCTGCTTGCCAGGAGgatctccaggctgagctgctgctccggGCGGGATCGGAGCCGCGGGGATGCAACAGAGGAACGGGCGGAGGTGGTGTTCCCAGGAAATGCTGGGATTTGGATTTCCCAGAACAGGCTGAGGTAGAATTCCCAGGAAATGCTGGGATCTGGatgccctggaacaggctgagGTGAGGTtcccaggagatgctgggatTTGGATTTCCCAGAACAGGCTGAGGCGGTGTtcccaggagatgctgggatTTGGATTTCCCAGAAGAGACTAAGGTGATGTTCCCAGGAAATTCTAGGATTTGGatgccctgggacaggctgaGATGGTGTACCCAGGAAATTCTGGGATGCGGAATTCCCTGGAATCTGCTGCCTCATCTCAATTTCTGCCCAACCGCTGACCATTTCATCCCTTGTGCACCGTGCTTGGTGCTCACTGAATAAAACATGAACGGGAATGCCTGAtgggtgggaatgggaatggaaatgggatggggatgggaatgggagtgggaatggggatgggaatggaaatggaaatggaaatggaaatggaatgagaatgggaatgggaatctGGTTCTGCTTGCACTTGGAGGTGTCAGTCTCCATAAAATCCCTGGGCTCATCCCAGAATCATGTCAGCATTAAGGAAGAGGGACAAGATGGTGCCTTGGGTAAGTCAGGATATTCAGCAGGACAATGCCATTGTACACAGTGAAGTTGCAAATAAGAACAGCTCCACATCAATAACTTGCAGGTAGGATTTCTGTTCCAATCCCAAGGAGGGATAAAGCCCACAAAGCTTCTAATATCCAAAAGTTATTTACAGATCAGACAACTTAAAATTCAGTCTGGCACTTTGCCTGGCTGCCCTGCCTACATGTGGGTGCCTGGTGGGACTGGAACCCCCTCAGGGACTCGTGGAAGGATTTTATTTCGGCTCCAGCACGAGAGGATTCCCTCAGGATGCTGCAAACCCCATCCACTCTTGCTGCTGGGCTATCCCAGCAATTATTCAGCAAATGGCCATTTTTAGCCAAGgaagtatttgtattttggggaTGGATTGATAGTTTGCTGCTTCTATTTCTCATCTCACCCCTACTTTCCATGTAAAGCAGCAGAGGTCACCTGTTGAATGATCATGAGGCCATTTCCAGCTCCAGGCTTTGTTTTCCCCCACTCCAGATGAACTTCTCCTGAATATCTGTTGGAAGCCCTTTTTCCCTGGATGTGTAACTTGACCAACCCCTCCTGCTGAGGGCATCGAGTGTTTTTGAAGCATTCTTTGGAAACCAGTCTCTCCCAGTTCCTCTGCAAGATTGTTTCTTTCCACAGGAATTTCCCAGCAGGGGCTGTCCGGCCACGGGTCAGAGTTGCAGATTGAAAATGTGaccaaaattccccaaatcccagctgttcaaagcagaaattatatattaaaGGACCTAACACTGGCATCTTCTAACTCCCAACTAGCTCTGACTCCAGAAAATAAGGTCACTAATAAAGAAATTTGGGAGATTAGGCACGCTCTGAAATGAAACCTTGATATTTGGATGATGATTTATCTTTTCAGCTGCCCTAATCAGAGACATGTGTCAACAAGCCAGAAAATCAGGCAGCCACTTAAAACACTAAAAGCTGCTTTACAGGTTTctcttcttgcattttttttttctcttggaggTGCAAGTGctgaaaataatctgaatatTGCTTAACAGGAGCTAAATTCTCTTCATTTCACTCATAGCTGGCAGTAACAGTCCCGTGGCCTCCAAACAGGAAGGCATTTCCCCAGCACCTCCGAATGTTTCAATCCAAATTTGTAGACAAATGAATGTTGAGTTAAAATTGCATAAGAACAAATTATCTCCTGCTCTGGAATAGTGGGAACTGATGAGTGAACAACTCAGGGCCCTTTCAAGTGGGAGTGCCAGCTGGAATAGAATGAAACACAGACATGGAAGTGAAGCCTCTCTAGGACGAATCctgtttaaaatacagattttcagCCTCTGAAGTCTGCCTAGTCATCTGCTATTCCCTTTGATTGCTGCTACAATTAATTTGGGTGGTAAAGCTGCCACAGacccctggagctgtggggttttgggcTGCTCCTTATTCCTCATAACGGGCCCCGAGGGATGCAAATTGTCCCTTCCCCAAGGGATCTGTGTGACAGTGCCACTCGTCTCCCAttgcctcagcagctgctttcaaGTGGCTTTTTACCCTTCCcctcctgtgttttcctttatAAATTATGCAGCTGGAGTTGTGTTATCCCTGCGCAGCTCCCTGCTCTCGGGCTGCATGAAATGCAGGGGAAGTGTGTCAGTGGTGAGGGCACAGTCTGTaatttgcttttgccttttacTTATCCCAACCTCCAGCATTCATTAGGAGACCACAGAGCATGAAGGCAGCCCGTGCtcctcctggaattccagagtgCCCGGGGATGGAATTACTGCCttgcactgggagctgggagagccagagaaagccaggctgtgctggggctgcagggaaatgcAATCCCCAGGCTGGAAAAAGGGTGCCAAAGGCTTTGGTTAAATCCAGAGGGCTGCTCATCATTTTAACTGCCTCATCCTTTATTCATGTGGCTCTCCAAGGGGTGATGGTgaggctgcagcctggaatATCAGTCATTTCAGCCTGGAGGATGTTTTTCCTGCCAGTGGctgtccttcagcagctctggatgGAGATGCACAGGggtgtgagcagctctgctcacaaAGACAcccccagcagtgctccagccTTGCAGCTTCTCCGGGCTGGGGTCGGGATCAGCAGGGATTTACCCACAGAAGGGATGAGTTTAACCAGCACAGCCCTAACCCCAGTGTGAATCCCATAATCCTGGGTGTGTGAGGGGgctctcctccttctccttctccttctccttctccttctccttctccttctccttctccttctccttctccttctccttctccttctccttctccttctccttctccttctccttctcctcctcctcctccttctcctcctcctcctcctcctcctcctcctcctcctccccactgtACAGGAAAGGGCTTCACCCCTCAGTGGACAGCGCTGCTCTTTTTGCAGAAAGTCTGAACAGAGACACTTTTGGCTCCCAGGGAGTCCCACTCTGCCAGCTGGGCCACTTTCACTGAAGGCTCTGCAATATTTCCAAGGCTTTAaggcctctctctctctggagtTCCGCCTTCCAATAAATGATCTGAAAGGAATCAGCTTCCATTCATGCCTGGCCAGAGAGCAGCGGTGCCTTTctccccagcctgagcccctgCAAGAAAAGCTGGTCACAGAGACAGCCACtgctacatttaaaatattgatcTGTCCCTCAAAAGCATTGTAGGAACTTTCTTGGTCTAGGAAATATGGCAAAATGGAAGTGAAGGAAATGTTTTGGGAGAATTAGGGGGGAAAACTTCCCTTTGGTAAATCCCACATCCCCCCAGAACAGAGGAGGAAACCACTGaatattggaatatttttgACCTGTATCAGTGGCCCATCCTTATTTTAATCCCAGGCTGCGAATTTCCCAGGGCTGCTTTAGGATCTGTTGCTTTGAGGGACAGCAAAGTTCTGCTGCCCCAAACTCACTGTGAACACCAGGCTGGAGGGGTGTGATGAACCCGAGCCTCTTTGCTCTGGCATTTTAGGCAGCTCAAGTGTAGAAGGAAATGGGGCACTGGGAGGTTTTCCAGCAGGGAATCTGCTGAATTCCCTGGGGACTGATCTGCTCTGAATGTCCTTAAACCCCAAAATAACAGAATGCCTCTGTaaagccttgaacactttcttatcattctgttttctctaaATAGATGCTTTTAGGCTGCATTTAAAGATTGTTTCAAATGCCAAAAAGCACATTTAACAATGAACAGTTTCCTGTTTCATTCTTGCTCATCCATTCTCTTTCCCAAGTGGAGCTGGGAACGATGAATGCATAAAGGCATCACCCCAGAGGAAAATCTTTCCTAGGTTTGtaatttccattaaatattcttttaatctgtaacctttttcatttctttgaaatgagctgcaaaaaaaaaaaaaaatccttctgccatCAGAGAttacttttttctccctctctctttcgTAACTTGGCTTTTCTTTATTCCCAGCAATTGCAGAGCAATAAAAATGATTATCAAAAGTAAGCAGAAGAGTTTTTACAGGGCAGTTGCTTTAATCTTATCTTTATTCCAGGGCATACATGGAACTTAAGGAACATTTATGGAATTTATGGAACATTTATGGAATTTATGGAACGTTTCTGGAAGCTGGCAcaaagcctttctttttaaatgcctATTTCCCTGATTTCCACAAGGAATAGGAGAGGAAAACACACTTGGAATGTGGCGATTGATAGAATCACaggaaggtttgggttggaagggagtttaatcatccagtcccacacctgccatgggcagggacaccttccactatcccagcttgctccagcctggccttggacacttccagggatggatcaGCTTTTCTGGGAAGTGGGAATGCCCAGCTGATGCAGCTCCagactgagcagcagctgcagaacccAACAGCTCCCTTTGGTCCAGGGGAGCAGGTGGCACCGACCCCTTAGAAAACGCGTTTGTGCAGTGGTTCCACAGGATACCCCCGCTGTAATCCCAATTTCCCTGTCATTCCAGGTGCTCTGGTACCCCCCTGGAGCTGAAGATGGACGTGAAGAGGGTGAAGGACTACCTGTACTGGCTGTACTACCAGTACCAGCTGGTGACATGCAGCTACgtgctggagccctgggagcagTCCATGTTCCACACCATCACGGTCACCGTGCTGGCCATGGTGGTGTACACCGCCTACGTCTTCGTGCCCATCCACGTCCGCCTGGCCTTGCAATTCTTCTCCCAGATCTTCGGGCCCCAGCCCGAGAGCGCCGTGCTGAACTGAACTGAGCCGGGCCCAGCGGGGCCCAGCAGCTCCggcagctctgggaaaaggTTCACAGATGGTGCGTGCTGAAGTTTGGCTCTTAGGAGAACCCTGCTTGATGGCCTCCGGGGCTGGAGAGCGGAGCGAGGCACCGAGCACGGCCCCTCTTCCATAAACACTCTGGGAatggcacacagctcctggaatGGCACAGGATCCACGCAGCGCCCACCTCCGGCAGCAAACCCCATCTCCTATTCCATTCCTGCTCAGCCAGTCTctttcccagggctgctttAGGATCTGTTGCTTTGAGGGACAGCAAAGTTCTGCTGCCCCAAACTCACTGTGAACACCAGGCTGGAGGGGTGTGATGAACCCGAGCCTCTTTGCTCTGGCATTTTAGGCAGCTCAAGTGTAGAAGGAAATGGGGCACTGGGAGGTTTTCCAGCAGGGAATCTGCTGAATTCCCTGGGGACTGATCTGCTCTGAATGTCCTTAAACCCCAAAATAACTCTGTAAACCCCAATGCCTCTGTaaagccttgaacactttcttatcattctgttttctctaaACAGATGCTTTTAGGCTGCATTCAAAGATTGTTTCAAATGCCAAAAAGCACATTTAACAATGAACAGTGGAAGCAAACCCTATTTCCTATTTCATTCTTGCTCGGCCATTCTCTTTCCCAAGTGGAGCCGGGAACGATGAATGCATGAAGGCATCACCCCAGAGGAAAATCTTTCCTAGGTTTGtaatttccattaaatattcttttaatctgtaacatttttcatttctttggaaATGAGCTGCATCCAACTGCTCTGGCAGAGGCTGTTTCGGAGGCTCCTCACACCCAAAGTTCTACCGACACAGCGCAGGGGCCAGGTTAGAGGAGCTAAAAAATGAGGATATCCAGCAGGATTGGAGTGCTCGTGTCTGGCTGGTTGGTGACTTCCAGGCTTTAATGGATGGGAGAGGaacttggaaaagaaagcaacagGAGGATGAACTCAAATCCAGCTTTTTTCACGTCTAAGTTCCTGCGTCTGAGTTCAGATggtctaaaatattttctttttggaaaaaagttCTCCACCTCATCTTGCAGCTTAGTGAGGATGACAGGAAgaagcagccctgctctgtctcAGTGCCCTCCTGCCTTCTctaatgaaaatcaaaatcttCTCTTGCTGCTCCCACTCACCAAGGCACCAAAGTGCAAATCAGCACCAGGGGAAGAGGATCCAGAgtggaaataatattttaatacctGCAGGGAAGGCTTAAAGAGAGCTCCtttacaaagaagaaattagATTTATTGCCATTGCCTGTGGGGAGGTTTTGGAACAATGGGAGGCTTGTTTGGTTTTCACTGTACACAAATCAAACGTGGGTGCCAAATCATAAATTACAGCTGCACTCTGCACGTCTCTACCAGCTGATGCTCCTGTTAGTAGAAGTGAGAGGTGCAAAATGTAAATTGCTTTCAAATGATGTTTGCACAGTTCtagattaaaaagaaagacCCTTTAactcctttctcaagctgcagTGGGCTCCTGCATGCTTCAGAGCACAAATTTGTTTGGAAACGAAGACATGTGGTGAAGGTTGCCCAGATCTGAACATGTGTATGCAGTTTTTTCagccagaaaaaataaaattttattcttcacAAACGACCTCTGGCTGCATGACTCagctcttctgtgttttccactCATTCATAAATATCCTGCATGTGTgtgggccaggctggcactgtGGCAGAAGGATTATTTTGTGGTGAATGTTCTGGGGAGAGGTTTGAGGATCCTTTAAATGGATCTGGGGTGAGTGAACTCCAGCCCAAGAGCTCTCCTGTTTCTGGAGGGAAAAACCTTCTGATCTGCTTCAAATTAAGGCATTATCAAATACCTGCGTGTGCTGAGGGCTCAGCTGAGAGCTTTGGGCTCCAACAGGAGCTGTCCTGACAGTTTATCACAGTTGGGAACCTGCAAACACGAGGTGCCAAGCTGTAATCACACTTTGAGTAATGAGCACAGCGCTGGAGGAGATGAAAAATGGCAAAACCTGTGACAATTCCTCTGGAAAGTGTCTGTAAAATAGACTAAAAGTTACAATCCCAACGCTGGAGGTGAAAAGTGAGAATATTTACTCAGCAAGTTGGTGTCAATTCTATCTCCAAGTGGGTTTAAATTCTATCTCCAAAGATTCTGCTCATctagaaaatatgatggtgtGAGTGCCAGGGCACCTCCTCACCAGTCCTGttctcattcatttttaattccttcaaaAGTGGATTTCTTCCCCATGGCATCAAACTCAACTTTCAGAGCacaaggaaaacttttttttccaggaacgCAAAGGTTGGAGCTCCTATCTGCAGGAGCACACACCCGATGGAATATTGCTCTTCAAACATTTCATTTGGCAAACAGAACGTGGAGAGGACTTTGTTCAGGATTTCCATTGCCCTCCCATGGTGGGATCCATGCAAAGCACTCTCCTTCCTTATTGTGCCTGTTCCCTTTGTTTGGCTTTGGGAGGTGCAGGAAGcggcagagaagcagcagcaggtgctttttGGGAGGCTCCCTGCAGTTTGAACCGAGTAAAAccccttttttgtgtgtgaattCTTCACCTTCTTTACTAAATTTTGAAGGGTTTAGGCAAGAGGTATTTACTAGGAAGGAAAGAAGCTGCTGAAAACAATCTCTGCTAAAAACCTTTTGAGATTTCCCCAGCCCTTTTTGACTTCTCCTTGCATCCAGAAAAGCTGGAATAACTCTCCCTATGTAATATTCCAAATCACTGGGTTCCAGCAGGAGGCTTCAAAGGATTTCTGGCACTCAGCAGGcaacagaagcatttttttccccagctgaaagAGAGAGGAGGCGAGATAACACTTTTGACAGCTTGAGACCACACCACAGCTTAGGAAACTCTTCCAGCTCTGAAATCCTTTTCcctggggggggaaaaaaccattCCTGGACAATGGGAAGAGGTTTCCATGGGATCCCAGCTACACACTGAGGTGGAAGGGTGGAATTTTGGAGCTCCCAGTAAGACCAGTATGCCCAGCACGTGGGTGACAGCTCCCTTGCGAGGGTTATGATGTCAGGCTCTTtaaaaaagtctcttttctcctgcttcaTTATAGTTCCGTGTTAATTGTAGTTAATTGCTCCACTGGGCTAATTGtagcacagcagctggaagtgTTCACAccaaaaataatccaaataaaaGGAGCAAACAGAGCCAATAATCCAGCAGTGgaaaagggaacaaaagcaGAACAGGAGATGATCCAACTCCAGCTGCATTGACCCTGAAAGTACAAATGCCCCATTAATTTAAGGAATGAGAAatgctggggctcagctggcCAGCACCATACACCTCTTgtttaaaactcattttcttaatttcatctCATCAGAATTCTCATTTATCCTGCCATAAAGGTTTCCTGGCCAATTTCATGGATCACCTCCCAAATCCATTACTGAGGGCCACAACACACCAGACCATGAACCTCCAGAACCTTCCTCCCAAGGCCCCTGCGGGCAGCTTTTACCCAAAACGATTAAAAACAGCTTCCCAAAGCCCCTGTGGGCAGCTTTCACCCAAAACTATCAAAAACAGCTTCCCAAGAGCCTTTTCCTtagtgctgctccccagggaacacAGAGATCAGGATCACCACCAGTGCCCCTGCATGTCTGAGTGTCCAATTTACtcagaattccagggaaaattcCTGTGCTTACAGAATTTTGAAATCTTAAACAAGCtggttttttaggttttttgttttggttttttggttgggtttttgttgttgtttttttggtttttggtcttttttttttaaggttttctcATCGTTGTGATTCAGCCATCATCTAAAATTCTTACTTCGGATGCTCCAGTCCTAAATTTAATTCCCTGATTATTTGGAAGTCAGGGAAAAAATTCACACAACTACTTAAGCTGTGGTAAAAGAAGCCCAGCAGGTGTAGGAGAGTCAGCAGAACCACACAAACAGCAAATTGCAGTCGTGCAGCACCAGTGAGA
The genomic region above belongs to Motacilla alba alba isolate MOTALB_02 chromosome 9, Motacilla_alba_V1.0_pri, whole genome shotgun sequence and contains:
- the SPTSSB gene encoding serine palmitoyltransferase small subunit B, which gives rise to MDVKRVKDYLYWLYYQYQLVTCSYVLEPWEQSMFHTITVTVLAMVVYTAYVFVPIHVRLALQFFSQIFGPQPESAVLN